In a single window of the Paramagnetospirillum magnetotacticum MS-1 genome:
- a CDS encoding HlyD family type I secretion periplasmic adaptor subunit, which produces MTQPPPSPPQALGQITPVKVPADQAIAGTPPPGAGAGPQNGPSGEQPQMTQEQMMQAMAAMMGGGGGPPGGPKGPPPTAMQSIRSGLVTFWKTLCWLMAAPEKPEDAPTGLLAWPRRILIGTRDWFLPAMNPIGPAPLQDYHAPQFGSRLYALANSYPLPTWRPLARVVMSLTGIFIVWAFVSHLDEVAIAEGEVVPEGKVKVIQHLEGGVVREIMVTDGSEVKEGAPLILLDLPVSSLNKEELQARMDGYMLQRARLEAELNDKPVAFPEEEAKRQPALVESERRSFEARRQALNATLTVLRDQVRQKGLEVQEYETKSRSITTSLRLSQERLVMSTDLIKAGLASKMDHVQIQSQVEDLKGQLESVRASIPRAEAAQQEAKGRVAEEMARFQRTAQSEMSEAELNIARTRELFIQATDQQRRTLIASPIDGIVKNMRSNTIGGVVRPGDPIMEIVPLHERLQVDAKLNPMDRGYVQEGQRATVKISAYDYTTYGGLDGDVILVAPDTTVPQTPNAQPYYRVVVQTDRAYIGDEQAKRLISAGMQATVEIHTGTRSIMEFLIKPVIKLRHEAFRER; this is translated from the coding sequence ATGACCCAGCCCCCGCCTTCACCGCCCCAGGCCCTGGGCCAGATCACTCCGGTCAAGGTTCCCGCCGATCAGGCCATTGCCGGCACGCCGCCGCCAGGCGCGGGCGCGGGCCCGCAAAATGGTCCCTCGGGCGAACAGCCGCAGATGACCCAGGAACAGATGATGCAGGCCATGGCCGCCATGATGGGCGGCGGCGGCGGTCCGCCTGGCGGACCGAAAGGACCGCCGCCCACCGCCATGCAATCCATTCGGAGTGGGCTTGTCACCTTCTGGAAGACCCTGTGCTGGCTGATGGCCGCCCCGGAAAAGCCCGAGGATGCCCCCACCGGTCTGCTGGCCTGGCCGCGCCGCATCCTGATCGGCACCCGCGACTGGTTCCTGCCCGCCATGAATCCCATCGGACCGGCGCCGTTGCAGGATTATCACGCGCCCCAATTCGGCTCGCGCCTTTACGCCCTGGCCAATTCCTATCCCCTGCCCACCTGGCGGCCCCTGGCCCGCGTGGTGATGAGCCTGACCGGAATCTTCATCGTCTGGGCCTTCGTCTCCCATCTGGACGAAGTAGCCATCGCCGAGGGCGAGGTCGTTCCCGAAGGCAAGGTCAAGGTCATCCAGCACCTGGAAGGCGGCGTGGTGCGCGAGATCATGGTCACCGATGGCTCGGAGGTCAAAGAGGGCGCACCGCTGATCCTGCTGGACCTGCCGGTCAGTTCGCTCAACAAGGAGGAATTGCAGGCCCGCATGGACGGCTACATGCTTCAGCGCGCCCGCCTCGAAGCCGAGTTGAACGACAAGCCGGTGGCCTTCCCCGAGGAGGAAGCCAAGCGCCAGCCCGCCCTGGTGGAATCCGAGCGCCGTTCGTTCGAAGCCCGCCGCCAGGCCCTTAACGCGACCCTGACCGTGCTTCGCGATCAAGTCCGCCAGAAGGGCCTGGAAGTACAGGAATACGAAACCAAATCGCGGTCCATCACCACCAGCCTGCGCCTTTCCCAGGAAAGGCTGGTCATGTCCACCGACCTGATCAAGGCCGGTCTGGCCTCGAAGATGGACCACGTCCAGATCCAGTCCCAGGTGGAGGACCTGAAGGGCCAGCTTGAATCCGTGCGCGCCTCCATTCCCCGCGCCGAAGCCGCCCAACAGGAGGCCAAGGGCCGGGTCGCCGAGGAAATGGCCCGTTTCCAGCGCACCGCCCAAAGCGAAATGTCCGAGGCCGAACTCAATATCGCGCGGACCCGGGAACTGTTCATCCAGGCCACCGACCAGCAACGCCGCACCTTGATCGCCAGCCCCATCGACGGCATCGTCAAGAATATGCGCTCCAACACCATCGGCGGCGTGGTTCGCCCCGGCGATCCCATCATGGAGATCGTTCCCTTGCACGAACGCCTTCAGGTGGATGCCAAGCTCAATCCCATGGATCGCGGCTATGTCCAGGAAGGCCAGCGCGCCACGGTGAAGATCAGCGCCTATGACTACACCACCTATGGCGGCCTGGACGGCGATGTCATCTTGGTGGCGCCCGACACCACCGTGCCCCAGACCCCCAACGCCCAGCCCTATTACCGGGTGGTGGTCCAGACCGACCGCGCCTATATCGGCGACGAACAGGCCAAGCGACTGATCAGCGCGGGCATGCAGGCCACGGTGGAAATCCACACCGGCACCCGCTCCATCATGGAATTCCTGATCAAGCCGGTGATCAAACTGCGTCACGAGGCGTTCCGGGAACGGTAG
- a CDS encoding carboxymuconolactone decarboxylase family protein — MDTRFDITTLAPQAYQGLYAVSDILAGSSLGAGFKHLIDLRVSQLNNCHFCQNLHREWGLRDGVTEEQLAAVAQWPVSPLFDEGQRAAFAWAEALTRQDEDKVPGLLAELRRHHADTFIAELTMTIAVINAWNRVGISAYAVGPHG; from the coding sequence ATGGACACGCGTTTCGACATCACCACCTTGGCGCCCCAGGCCTATCAGGGGCTCTATGCCGTCTCGGACATTCTGGCCGGGTCCAGCCTGGGGGCCGGGTTCAAGCATCTGATCGACCTTCGGGTCTCGCAACTCAACAACTGCCATTTCTGCCAGAATCTGCACCGCGAATGGGGCCTGCGCGACGGCGTCACCGAAGAGCAATTGGCCGCCGTGGCCCAGTGGCCCGTTTCGCCCCTGTTCGACGAAGGCCAAAGGGCCGCCTTCGCCTGGGCCGAGGCGCTGACCCGCCAGGACGAGGACAAGGTCCCCGGCCTGCTGGCCGAATTACGCCGCCACCATGCCGACACTTTCATCGCCGAGCTCACCATGACCATCGCGGTGATCAATGCCTGGAACCGGGTCGGCATCTCGGCCTATGCGGTGGGGCCCCATGGCTGA